The following DNA comes from Terriglobales bacterium.
AGATGGAAAGCTGCAGGCTTTTGTCGGCGTCGTCCTGGTCGCGCGGCCTGCCGGTCTTGTAGTCCACGATGGCGACGCCTTCGCCCGAGCGGTCCAGCCGGTCCACCCGGCCGCGAATCTGCGCTCCGCCAATCTCCACCGAGAACGTCTTCTCCGTATCCAGCACCTCCGGCGGCGGTTCGCTCGCGCGTGCGGCCAGGAATTTCTCCAGTTGCTCCAGTCCCTGGCGCTCGTACAGCGTCCTCTGATAGGAGTCCTCGATCGCCGCCTTGGCGAACTCCTCGCGGAAGGCCTCCGCGGCCTGCTGCGGAGAAAGCGGCTGGCCGGCGCGAACCGCGTCATAATGACGCTTGAGGACGGTATGCATGGCGCTGCCGTACTGCATGGCGGCCGACGGCTCTTCCGGCAGGTTCCAATCGCGCCGGATCTTGAACTGCAGCGGACAGCGCTCATAGGTCTCCACCCCGGTGGCGCTCAGAGGAAGTTCACCCGGGGCCCAGCGGGGCGGCATCAGCATCCACGGCGCCACCGCCGAGACGGCAGCCTCGCCCGCCGCGACATCCACCGTGTACGGCGGAGCGTCCCGGCCCTGCCAGCATGATTTCACCGACTTTTCCGCCGCCAGCTGTCGCAGGAAGCGCCGCGGGACCGGATCCTGCTTCCCTCCCAGGCAGCCGGAGGAAAGTGTGAGCGCGTCGCGAGCGCGCGTCATGGCCACGTAGAAGAGCCGCAGCTCCTCCTGGGCGTGGACCTCTTTCGGGTCTTCGGCCGTCGCCGAGCTGCGCAGCTCCGGCGGAAGCTCGAACAGGTTCTCGTGGTAGTTGACCTGGCCGCGCCAGTCCGCACGGACCACGAACACCTGGAAGAACTCCAGCCCTTTGGCAGTATGGATGGTCATCAGCCGCACCGCGTCCTTCGCCGCCTCTCCGCCCGCCGGAACGGTACCCCCGGCTTCGACGAAATATTCCAGGTACTCGAGGAACCCGCGCAGCGTCTTCTCTCCGGGAAGAGGCTTCCTCTCCCACTCCTTGACGAAATTCCGGAACGCGGCCACGGGAAGCGAATCGAGCGACAGGCCGAAGGTTTCGGCCAGCGGAGGAATCAGGCTGCTCAGGGTCATCAAGGGTGCAGCGGCGGCGCGGGCCGCTTCGTCGCGGGCCTTCAGCAGCCGCTTCCCTCCCGAAAAGCGCTCCAGCGCCTTGCGGAAGCCCGCGGGCTCCTTCTCCTTGACCAGCAGGTTGCGCAGCCGGACGCCGTCGAGCGCGAACTGCGGCTGGGCCGCCAGCCGCAGCAGGCTGATGTTGTCGGCGCTCGACTCCACCACGCGCAGGCAGGCCAGCAGGTCGCGCACCGCACCGGTCTCGAGCACGTTCAGGCCCTCCACCGCATACGGCACCCCGCGCCTCTCTAGCTCCCCCACCAGCAGCCGGCGGTGGCTGTGCTGGCGGTAGAGCACGACAAAGTCGCTCCAGGGACACTCCAGCGCGTCGTGGCGCTCGCGGATGGTCCGCGCCACCTCCGCCGCCTCCGCCTGCGGATTTTCGGCCAGCACCATCTCGACCGCGAGGCCGGTCAGGGGTCGGCCGGCGCGGGCCGCCTCTTCCTCCCGCATGGACCACAGCGCCTGCCGTTCGAACTCCTTGCCCAGCCCGCTTCCCGGCCGGGTCACCGGT
Coding sequences within:
- a CDS encoding ATP-dependent DNA helicase, with product MAITFHERQLEAIEHVAGPMLVVAGAGTGKTAVLVERVARLVEAGHARPEEIVAVTYTLEAAAELRQRVEERIGPMSAKALRADTIHGFANKLIQDAGHGFGLLEDEDLWIYLRRRIPELRLERFQKAAQPAKFLKDLLDFFRRCQDELVDPAAYETYVERVARGELPLPRVSRSKEAAELPREEVLARCREIARVYRAVEEMLRKDNLGTFGHQIAGAVRLLREDAVLLEREWRRTRFLLVDEFQDSNLAQIELVTLLAGEPRNLFAVGDPDQAIFRFRGATSAAFDEFLRRFPDARTVRLEINYRSTSKILQCAHALIQKNPPVTRPGSGLGKEFERQALWSMREEEAARAGRPLTGLAVEMVLAENPQAEAAEVARTIRERHDALECPWSDFVVLYRQHSHRRLLVGELERRGVPYAVEGLNVLETGAVRDLLACLRVVESSADNISLLRLAAQPQFALDGVRLRNLLVKEKEPAGFRKALERFSGGKRLLKARDEAARAAAAPLMTLSSLIPPLAETFGLSLDSLPVAAFRNFVKEWERKPLPGEKTLRGFLEYLEYFVEAGGTVPAGGEAAKDAVRLMTIHTAKGLEFFQVFVVRADWRGQVNYHENLFELPPELRSSATAEDPKEVHAQEELRLFYVAMTRARDALTLSSGCLGGKQDPVPRRFLRQLAAEKSVKSCWQGRDAPPYTVDVAAGEAAVSAVAPWMLMPPRWAPGELPLSATGVETYERCPLQFKIRRDWNLPEEPSAAMQYGSAMHTVLKRHYDAVRAGQPLSPQQAAEAFREEFAKAAIEDSYQRTLYERQGLEQLEKFLAARASEPPPEVLDTEKTFSVEIGGAQIRGRVDRLDRSGEGVAIVDYKTGRPRDQDDADKSLQLSI